A section of the Deinococcus taeanensis genome encodes:
- a CDS encoding glutaredoxin domain-containing protein, which translates to MIKMYTTSWCPDCHAAKRALTSKGLTYEEINIEQDEQAAQYVMSVNGGRRSVPTLVHGEVAASLSGFRPQKLDAFLAQAGL; encoded by the coding sequence GCTGGTGCCCTGACTGCCACGCCGCCAAACGCGCCCTGACCAGCAAGGGCCTCACCTACGAGGAAATCAACATCGAGCAGGACGAGCAGGCCGCGCAGTACGTGATGAGCGTCAACGGCGGCAGGCGCAGCGTCCCCACCCTCGTTCACGGCGAGGTGGCCGCCAGCCTCAGCGGCTTTCGCCCCCAGAAGCTCGACGCCTTCCTGGCCCAGGCCGGCCTGTAA